CCGTAAATAAAAAACGAATGGGCATGTGTCGCGGTTTGAAACTTAATCCAGCTTGCAATTCATAGGGTAGGGGTTCTTTGGCATCAACGCCATTAAAAGTATTGAACTGTGTTCCAAAATTGCGGAATACAACTGCGGCATCAAACAAACTATCACCACTGCGAACATTCACGCCCGCATCCATGGCTAACCCAGTAGAACGATTTCCGCCATAATTCGCTGATATATATTTTGCACCCACGCCAAAGTTCACCCATTTATTATAAGCTTTTGAATAGGCAACATTAAATGCATTTTCACCCGCTTTAAAAGTACCTAGCGAGTTTTGCGATTCATCATAACCATTAAAAGTTCCGTAGTTTATATATTGTAATCCAACAGCAATGTTGCCATATTTTTTCAGGGAGTAAGCTGTTCCAAAATACCCAAAGTTGATATCGGCTAGATAGTTTACCCAATTGGTGCTGAGTTGCAAGTGCATTTGTGGATTTAATAATGCCGGGTTCTGTTGCACATTGGCCACATCGTCGTCCATCACTTGTATGCATGAACCACCCAGCGAAGCCACCCGAGCCGATGACGGTAATTTGAGAAAAGTAAAAATTTGAGATCCTCCCACCTGAGCCATACAATGACTGGCTATAATTAGAAGCGTAATAATGCTATATATTCTTTTCATTTTTATACAAGACCCCATGCAAAGATAAATGGTTGCATGCGGAAATAAAAATTGTGGGTTGAAGGCGGAAAATTAACCGCAAGGTTCGCAAGGTTCGCTATTGTTATTATTCTTTACATCCTTTGAGTTTAACATTGCGTTCTTTGCGGCACAAATAGTGGCTACTCCTCCTCCTCCCCATCTGCATAACTATCTGTATCATTATCCAAACTTACACTAGCCTGCTCCAATTTTCCAGTAGCAAAATCCACAGCAAAATCAATAAATACTTTAAGTGCAGGCGTGAACATAAATTGTTGTTCGCCTGTTTTTTCTATAATATTTCGGGTAGCCATGGTGCGAAGAAATTGTCTCCGAGATTCGGAATCACGCAATTGTTTATTGGCTTTTATCAAATCTTGATAAGAAGAATTTTCGAAATATTTATCAATTTGATCGTACTCAAATGGTGCATACTGGAGCTGGTCCATGAAGTTTTTTCCATCTTTGTCGAGCTCGTAACTTAGTACCGCCATCATAATACATATATCTCTCGATAATTGTTCCTTGGTTTCAAAACTTATGATATAAGCATATTCACTTTCTATTTGCAAACCATAGTTGAAACTCTCTTTGAAAAAAGAGGTGTAGAAATCTTTGTTCTGTTTTATAATTTCAAAATCCATTTCGTTGCGTAGCA
This Bacteroidota bacterium DNA region includes the following protein-coding sequences:
- the porQ gene encoding type IX secretion system protein PorQ, translating into MKRIYSIITLLIIASHCMAQVGGSQIFTFLKLPSSARVASLGGSCIQVMDDDVANVQQNPALLNPQMHLQLSTNWVNYLADINFGYFGTAYSLKKYGNIAVGLQYINYGTFNGYDESQNSLGTFKAGENAFNVAYSKAYNKWVNFGVGAKYISANYGGNRSTGLAMDAGVNVRSGDSLFDAAVVFRNFGTQFNTFNGVDAKEPLPYELQAGLSFKPRHMPIRFLFTGTNLQTKATTYINNNKPKQISLETGEEIEPKVTVGKKIFSHLTFATEFILGKSLRLRFGLNPRMRNDMKLDEVRGLSGFSWGFGFKVKRFSISYGGAMYTPGITTGHFSLQLNLDNFRWAK